Genomic DNA from bacterium:
CGACCTCGAGGATCTCGCGTTCCGGATCATAGCCGACCGAGCGAGCGCTGCTCGAATCGATCGGCTCGCGCTTCACTCGTTGAGCTCCCAAGGGACCGCGGTCCGGGTCCACATGTCGTAGTACTGGTAGAGGGCATTGCTGGTGGCGGCGGTGGCCCGTTGATAGAGCTTGCTCATGTAGGTGCCGTCGGCCTGCTTGCCCAGCACGATCTGCTGGTGGGCGATGACGATCGAGCTCTTGAGCGAGCTCAATTCCTGCTGGTTGACGCCGGGGTCGTTCTCGACCGCCGTGATGTTGTCGATGGCCCGGCCCAGCGAATCGCCGGCGGCGGTGTAATTCTTGTTTTGGATGTCGCGATTGGCGTTGTAGAGCGCCACCTTGGTCGCGGTGAGCTTGAGGACCGGGCTTTGCGAGAGGGTCTTGGTCAGACGATAGGCTTGAGTCAGCTGATCGAGAGCTTCCTTCTTGCGCCGGGCCTCGAGGGCATAATTAGCTTCATCCAGGGCCTGGCCGATCCGCTGCAAGCCGAGCTCGCGCTCCTCGTCGCCCGAGATCTTCTTCAGGGTGTTCATCACGTCGCCGTAAGTCTTGCGGACCGGAGCCAGCGAAGCTTGGGCGCCTTCGAAATCGTTCTTCTTGAGTGCCGTCACCGCGTTTTGGATGCCCTGCATGAACTCGGGCAGACCGCGCTGAACTTGGGCTTCGCTTTCGCCGGGCGTCGGCGTAGTCCCCACCTCGACGGCGCTTTTATCCTTGGGTTGGGCCCAAGCGAGGCTAACGGGAATGAAAAGAAGGATCGCGAAGCTCAACGTAAAGATTTGGTGCATGAGGGGAATTTACAAAAAGCCCCCGGATTAGTCCAATCCCATCTTGGCGCCCAACTCCAGGGCCAGTGGCGAGTTCATCTTCTTCAAGGCTTGGAACTGCTTTTTAGCCTTGTCGTAGTCGAAATGCTGGGGCTCCATGTAGAGCGTGCCGAGCCGAAGCCGAAGCTCGGCGTTCTCCGGCTCGTCTTCGACCGCCGCCGCCATCTCGGCAATCTCCCAGGCGTTCTGCTTCTGCTTGCGGAACACCTTGGAGAGTCCGACGTGAGCCGGAGCCAGCTTGGGCTGAAAGGCCAGGGCTTGGCGATAGGAAGCGATGGCCAGCTCATAGAGCGCCCTTTCGAAATAGATGTCGCCCAGCTGGAGGTGGATCTGGGGATCGCGGGGGCTGGCCTTGAGCTTCTCGTAGAGGTCGGCGAACTGGGTGTCGGCCGGAGCTTGCTGCTCGAGCTGGATGGCTTGCTTGACGATGGCGGTCTCGCCGCCTTGGGCCCAGGCTGAGAGCGGGAATAAAATCAGTGCCGCGAGCAAGATGAAGCGACGCATAAGACCTCTTAAAC
This window encodes:
- a CDS encoding tetratricopeptide repeat protein, with the protein product MRRFILLAALILFPLSAWAQGGETAIVKQAIQLEQQAPADTQFADLYEKLKASPRDPQIHLQLGDIYFERALYELAIASYRQALAFQPKLAPAHVGLSKVFRKQKQNAWEIAEMAAAVEDEPENAELRLRLGTLYMEPQHFDYDKAKKQFQALKKMNSPLALELGAKMGLD